One window from the genome of uncultured Cohaesibacter sp. encodes:
- a CDS encoding ABC transporter permease subunit, translating to MSLPKNWGRCLLILVPYIWLLVLFLVPFIIVVKISLSDTAIAMPPYVPTFAWSEGWTGFWNMISGWDLENFTWLMEDDLYWKSYLSSLEIAVVSSLLALLIGYPIAYSMARAPSEWRPTLLMLIILPFWTSFLIRVYAWIGILKKEGLLNMALMHLGIIDDPLTILNTDIAVYIGIVYSYLPFMVLPLYSSLEKMDDSLLEAATDLGCSPFKAFWLITVPLSMPGILAGCFLVFIPAVGEFVIPDLLGGSNTLMIGKTLWVEFFSNRDWPVASAVAVILLILLVVPIVLFQRQQEKQQEKGA from the coding sequence ATGAGCTTGCCAAAAAATTGGGGCCGCTGCCTGCTGATTCTGGTGCCTTATATCTGGCTGCTGGTTCTGTTTCTTGTGCCATTCATCATCGTGGTCAAGATTTCCCTGTCTGATACTGCCATTGCCATGCCACCTTATGTGCCAACCTTCGCTTGGTCCGAGGGTTGGACGGGCTTCTGGAATATGATTTCGGGCTGGGATCTGGAGAATTTCACATGGCTGATGGAGGATGATCTCTATTGGAAGAGTTATCTTTCCAGTCTCGAAATTGCGGTGGTGTCCAGCTTGCTGGCCTTGCTGATCGGCTATCCGATTGCCTATTCCATGGCGCGGGCTCCCAGCGAATGGCGGCCCACATTGTTGATGCTGATCATCCTGCCCTTCTGGACGAGTTTCCTCATTCGCGTCTATGCGTGGATCGGCATCCTAAAGAAAGAGGGGCTGCTCAATATGGCCCTGATGCATCTGGGCATCATCGACGATCCATTGACGATCCTCAACACGGACATCGCGGTCTATATCGGCATTGTCTATTCCTATCTGCCTTTCATGGTGCTGCCGCTCTATTCATCATTGGAAAAGATGGACGATTCCCTGCTTGAGGCCGCAACCGATCTGGGCTGCTCGCCCTTCAAGGCCTTCTGGCTGATCACTGTGCCGCTCTCCATGCCGGGCATTCTGGCCGGTTGCTTCCTTGTCTTCATTCCGGCGGTGGGAGAGTTCGTCATCCCCGATCTTCTGGGGGGCTCCAACACGTTGATGATCGGCAAGACCCTGTGGGTGGAATTCTTCTCCAACCGCGATTGGCCGGTGGCTTCTGCGGTTGCCGTTATCCTGCTCATCCTGCTGGTGGTGCCCATCGTGCTGTTCCAGCGGCAGCAGGAAAAGCAACAGGAAAAGGGAGCATAA
- a CDS encoding ABC transporter permease, with protein MRRFSFFNASALTLGFAFLYLPIVLLMIFSFNESRLVTVWGGFSTKWYSAVFANKGFMDAAWVTVRVGLVSATLATILGTMAALVLVRAGRFPGKTLFSGMVYAPLVMPEVITGLSLLLLFVSLDFDRGFWTVILAHVTFSMCYSAVVISSRLVTFDMSLEEAAMDLGASRMATFFQITVPIILPSIVSAWLLSFTLSLDDLVIASFTSGPGATTLPMKIYSQVRLGVTPEINALSTILVVLVSTGVIAASLLTKRREVQRRREERAAVAGG; from the coding sequence ATGAGACGGTTCAGCTTTTTCAATGCCTCCGCGCTCACTCTGGGCTTTGCCTTTCTTTACCTGCCCATTGTGCTGCTGATGATTTTCTCCTTCAATGAAAGTCGGCTGGTGACGGTCTGGGGTGGTTTTTCAACCAAATGGTACAGTGCCGTATTTGCCAACAAGGGCTTCATGGATGCAGCCTGGGTCACGGTTCGGGTTGGGCTGGTTTCGGCAACGCTCGCCACCATCCTTGGCACCATGGCGGCCCTGGTGCTGGTACGGGCAGGGCGCTTCCCCGGCAAGACCCTTTTTTCAGGCATGGTCTATGCGCCGCTGGTGATGCCTGAAGTGATCACCGGTCTATCACTGTTGCTATTGTTCGTCTCGCTCGATTTCGATCGTGGCTTCTGGACGGTTATACTGGCTCATGTCACCTTCTCCATGTGTTACTCCGCCGTGGTGATATCCTCGCGGCTGGTCACATTCGACATGTCTCTGGAAGAAGCGGCCATGGATTTGGGCGCAAGCCGCATGGCGACTTTCTTCCAGATCACCGTGCCGATCATTCTGCCATCTATCGTCTCTGCATGGCTCTTGAGCTTCACATTGTCTCTGGATGATCTGGTGATCGCCTCCTTCACCTCCGGTCCGGGGGCGACGACCTTGCCCATGAAGATCTATTCTCAGGTGCGCCTTGGGGTGACCCCTGAAATCAACGCCCTCTCGACCATCCTCGTGGTGCTGGTTTCAACGGGTGTCATCGCCGCGTCGCTTCTGACCAAACGGCGCGAAGTGCAACGCCGTCGCGAGGAGAGGGCCGCTGTTGCAGGTGGCTAA